The following proteins come from a genomic window of Maribacter sp. HTCC2170:
- the tilS gene encoding tRNA lysidine(34) synthetase TilS: protein MLNEFREHIENHFPELLQSRFLLACSGGLDSVVLAHLCSELGLDFSLAHCNFKLRDIESDKDERFVKELAEILKVPCFVICFDTLEYANEQGVSIQMAARKMRYEWFKSLKKQHSIKTLVTAHHADDNIETFLINLSRGTGIKGLTGIPSKTNEISRPLLAFSRLQIMEYAKQSNIEWREDQSNKETKYLRNKIRHEIVPRLKELHPTFSNNFRITQKYLRQASDISDGHLNQVKAKLFTIEGELIRIPIEPLKVLKPLDAYLYGLFNEYGFTEWEDVKLLLNAMSGKTIYSKTHRLVKDRDELLLSGSMDKVEFNYEIDESTDHIDVPISLSIVSVNNIEETNASVLYVDKETLKYPLVLRKWQKGDYFYPFGMVGRKKVSKYFKDEKLSLIEKDSQWLLCSSQDIIWVVGRRADDRFRVTSKTKKAVKIILN from the coding sequence GTGCTGAATGAATTTAGAGAACATATTGAAAACCACTTTCCAGAATTACTTCAAAGTAGATTTTTATTGGCCTGTAGTGGTGGATTGGACAGCGTAGTTTTAGCTCATCTATGCTCAGAGCTTGGACTGGATTTTTCATTGGCACATTGTAATTTCAAGCTACGTGATATTGAAAGTGATAAGGACGAAAGATTTGTCAAGGAATTGGCAGAGATTTTGAAGGTGCCTTGTTTTGTAATATGTTTTGACACCCTTGAATATGCTAACGAGCAAGGTGTATCAATTCAGATGGCTGCTAGAAAAATGCGTTACGAGTGGTTTAAGAGCCTAAAGAAGCAACATAGTATTAAAACTTTAGTGACCGCACATCATGCAGATGATAATATAGAGACATTCCTAATAAATCTTTCGCGAGGAACCGGAATAAAAGGGTTAACGGGAATTCCGTCTAAAACAAACGAAATATCAAGACCGCTGCTTGCATTTTCAAGACTGCAGATCATGGAGTACGCCAAACAGAGTAATATCGAATGGCGTGAGGATCAAAGCAATAAAGAAACTAAGTACCTTCGTAATAAGATAAGGCATGAAATTGTGCCACGATTAAAAGAACTCCACCCTACTTTCAGTAACAATTTTCGTATTACCCAAAAGTATTTGAGGCAGGCTTCAGACATTTCCGATGGTCATTTAAACCAAGTTAAGGCGAAGCTCTTTACGATTGAAGGAGAACTTATTCGTATTCCCATTGAGCCTTTGAAGGTCTTAAAGCCCTTGGATGCTTATTTATATGGACTTTTTAATGAATATGGGTTTACAGAGTGGGAAGATGTGAAACTTCTTTTAAATGCAATGAGTGGCAAGACCATTTATTCCAAAACCCATAGATTGGTAAAAGATAGGGATGAACTTTTGCTAAGTGGCTCCATGGATAAGGTTGAATTCAATTACGAAATTGATGAATCTACGGATCATATTGACGTACCTATAAGTTTATCAATTGTTAGTGTCAACAATATTGAAGAGACCAACGCTAGTGTACTATATGTAGATAAAGAAACGTTAAAGTATCCATTGGTGTTAAGAAAATGGCAAAAAGGCGACTATTTTTATCCTTTTGGCATGGTTGGTCGAAAAAAAGTGTCCAAGTACTTTAAAGACGAGAAGCTGAGCCTCATTGAAAAGGATAGCCAGTGGTTGTTATGTTCATCGCAGGATATAATTTGGGTAGTTGGGAGACGGGCCGATGATCGGTTTAGAGTTACCAGTAAAACAAAGAAAGCAGTAAAAATAATATTGAATTAA
- a CDS encoding alpha/beta hydrolase — protein MKFQRIDLEFNTTKIHAGYFQPDETKGVVILVHGFGEHSGRYEEYVIPMLLKTGFAVVVYDNFGHGQTEGNKGHCPSYMALLQLLGLVQEKANSLFPNKAQFLYGHSMGGNLVLNHALRNKTNIKGIIATSPYLRLAFQPPKWKMILGKAMLNVWPSLTLPSGLDPSGISRIPMEVEKYKSDPLVHDKVSPMFSFPIIDAGEWAIQNASNLNSNTLLLHGTGDPIIDFTGTEEFHENCEVTTLKLIDEGYHELHNDICREEVLNVIQNWLRQQL, from the coding sequence AAAAATCCACGCGGGATACTTTCAACCTGATGAAACCAAAGGTGTTGTAATATTGGTACATGGCTTCGGGGAGCATTCTGGGCGCTATGAAGAATATGTTATCCCAATGTTGCTAAAAACAGGATTTGCAGTGGTTGTTTATGACAATTTTGGTCATGGCCAGACCGAAGGTAATAAAGGGCACTGCCCTAGTTATATGGCTTTATTGCAATTATTGGGTTTAGTACAGGAAAAAGCCAATTCTCTATTCCCTAATAAAGCACAATTTTTATACGGTCATAGTATGGGTGGTAATTTGGTTTTAAACCATGCGCTGAGGAATAAAACCAATATAAAAGGCATTATTGCAACGAGTCCGTATTTGAGGTTGGCGTTTCAACCTCCGAAATGGAAAATGATTCTCGGAAAAGCTATGCTAAACGTTTGGCCTTCTTTGACATTACCGTCTGGCTTGGATCCAAGCGGAATTTCAAGAATACCGATGGAAGTTGAAAAATATAAGTCAGACCCGTTGGTTCATGACAAAGTAAGCCCTATGTTTTCTTTTCCAATTATTGACGCAGGGGAATGGGCAATTCAAAACGCTTCAAACTTAAATTCCAATACCCTTTTGTTACACGGCACAGGGGATCCTATTATAGATTTTACGGGTACTGAGGAATTTCATGAAAATTGTGAGGTCACGACCTTAAAACTAATTGATGAAGGGTATCATGAACTGCACAATGATATTTGTCGGGAAGAAGTGCTGAATGTAATTCAGAATTGGCTGAGGCAACAACTTTAA